In the Euphorbia lathyris chromosome 5, ddEupLath1.1, whole genome shotgun sequence genome, one interval contains:
- the LOC136229659 gene encoding putative F-box protein At1g67623, translating into MTILSTKKVIKKRSKQNLPDLPTHVLSDILAIVASTSSTDLLNAKASCKEWFKAASEDYVFERVSIESLPVIPWKKTNNGAVSFLQKCIKAGNPESLFRQGMIDYFSNLRLDSGLEYLRKASDKGHLVAKYVYGIILVCYGGEFREQGLKLVCDLKSKLVDECREKVRKVVKFMWKRNFIIAEGEEKELTLRRKNCCCKERLSCVEMKKKSMGWRDEEEFDDGVSCDGCLWDTEAIRFRHMLRTGRFSCRFVY; encoded by the coding sequence ATGACAATTCTAAGCAcaaaaaaagttataaaaaaaCGCAGCAAACAGAACCTTCCCGACTTACCAACACATGTACTATCCGACATTCTCGCCATAGTAGCTTCAACATCATCCACCGATCTTTTAAATGCCAAAGCAAGTTGCAAAGAATGGTTCAAAGCAGCATCAGAAGATTATGTTTTCGAACGTGTTTCAATCGAATCTCTCCCCGTAATTCCATGGAAGAAGACGAACAATGGTGCGGTATCTTTCCTCCAGAAGTGCATAAAAGCCGGAAATCCAGAATCATTATTCCGACAAGGAATGATCGATTATTTCAGCAATTTAAGGCTTGATTCAGGGCTTGAGTACTTGAGAAAAGCTAGTGATAAAGGTCATTTGGTAGCTAAATATGTTTACGGTATAATTCTTGTATGCTACGGCGGGGAATTTAGAGAACAAGGTTTGAAGTTAGTTTGTGATTTGAAATCGAAATTAGTGGATGAATGTAGGGAGAAAGTGAGGAAGGTTGTGAAATTCATGTGGAAGCGTAATTTTATAATTGCAGAGGGCGAAGAAAAAGAGTTGACattgagaagaaagaattgtTGTTGTAAAGAGAGATTATCGTGTGTGGAGATGAAGAAGAAATCAATGGGATGGAGAGACGAGGAAGAGTTTGATGATGGAGTTTCATGCGATGGTTGTTTATGGGATACTGAAGCAATTCGATTCCGCCATATGCTTAGAACTGGCAGGTTTTCTTGTCGGTTTGTTTATTAA
- the LOC136230902 gene encoding CSC1-like protein At3g21620, translating to MASLSDVGLAAAINILTAFAFFFAFAILRIQPVNDRVYFPKWYIKGLRTSPLGSGAFVGKIVNVDFRSYLKFLNWMPAALQMPEPELIDHAGLDSAVYLRIYLIGLKIFVPLGFLAFSILVPVNWTNNTLKNSNLTYSDLDKLSISNIPLGSDRFWTHLVMAYAFTLWTCYVLKKEYEIVASMRLHFLASAHRRPDQFTVLVRNVPPDPDESVSELVEHFFLVNHPEHYLTNQVVYNAKKLSELVNKKKKLRNWLDYYQLKYSRKPDKKPIMKTRFLGLCGQSVDAIDHYTTEIQKLSKEISIERDMVVSNSKSIIPAAFVSFQSRWGAAVCAQTQQTRNPTLWLTDWAPEPRDIYWDNLAIPFVSLAVRKLVIGVAFFFLTFFFMVPIALVQSLANIEGIEKALPFLKPIIEMKVVKSFIQGFLPGIALKIFLIFLPSILMVMSKFEGFISLSGLERRSASRYYIFQFINVFLGSIITGTAFQQLNNFVNQSANDIPKTIGSSIPMKATFFITYIMVDGWAGVAGEILRLKPLIMYHLKNFFLVKTEKDREEAMDPGTLGFNTGEPQIQLYFLLGLVYAVVSPILLPFIIVFFGLAYVVYRHQIINVYNQEYESAAAFWPDVHGRIIVALVVSQLLLMGLLSTKEAAQSTPLLVTLPILTIWFHFFCKGRYEPAFIRYPLQEAMMKDTLERAREPNLNLKGFLQSAYIHPVFKGGDDSDGEEAAEGGDNEPELVPTKRKATTPATSKRSGSFTSLLPDDQEYS from the exons ATGGCGAGTTTAAGTGATGTAGGATTGGCAGCGGCTATCAATATATTGACAGCATTTGCATTTTTCTTCGCATTTGCGATACTTCGGATACAGCCGGTGAATGATAGGGTTTACTTTCCCAAATGGTACATTAAAGGGTTAAGGACTAGTCCTTTGGGATCAGGAGCATTTGTTGGCAAGATTGTCAATGTAGATTTTAGATCGTATTTAAAGTTTTTGAATTGGATGCCTGCTGCATTGCAAATGCCTGAACCTGAATTAATAGACCATGCTGGGTTGGATTCGGCTGTTTACCTGCGGATTTACTTGATAGG GCTCAAAATTTTTGTTCCTCTTGGGTTTCTGGCGTTTTCAATCCTAGTGCCTGTCAATTGGACTAATAATACCTTGAAGAACTCTAATTTGACTTACAGTGATCTGGATAAGCTCTCTATATCAAATATCCCTCTGGGATCAGACAG ATTCTGGACCCATTTGGTTATGGCTTATGCTTTTACCTTGTGGACATGCTACGTTTTAAAGAAGGAATATGAGATAGTAGCTTCAATGAGGTTGCATTTTCTTGCATCAGCACACCGACGTCCTGATCAATTTACA GTGTTGGTTAGAAATGTGCCACCAGATCCTGATGAATCAGTCAGTGAGCTTGTAGAACATTTTTTCCTTGTCAATCATCCAGAGCACTATCTCACTAATCAG GTTGTTTATAATGCAAAGAAACTTTCTGAGCTggtgaacaagaagaaaaaattGCGTAATTGGCTTGACTATTATCAACTCAAATATTCAAGGAAACCGGATAAAAAGCCGATAATGAAG ACTCGCTTTCTCGGTCTTTGCGGGCAAAGTGTAGACGCAATTGATCATTATACAACCGAGATTCAGAAATTATCAAAAGAA ATTTCCATAGAGAGAGATATGGTTGTGAGCAATTCAAAGTCTATAATACCAGCAGCATTTGTCTCCTTCCAATCAAGATGGGGAGCTGCTGTTTGTGCACAAACGCAACAGACACGAAATCCAACTTTATGGCTAACCGACTGGGCTCCGGAGCCCCGTGATATATACTGGGACAACCTTGCAATTCCATTTGTTTCACTTGCAGTCAGAAAACTTGTCATTGGGGTTGCATTTTTCTTCCTTACCTTCTTTTTCATGGTTCCTATTGCACTTGTACAGTCTCTAGCAAACATTGAGGGCATAGAGAAAGCCTTGCCTTTCCTTAAACCCATAATTGAAAT GAAAGTTGTGAAATCATTCATTCAAGGTTTCCTTCCAGGAATTGCTCTGAAGATCTTTCTCATATTCCTACCTTCAATATTGATGGTAATGTCGAAATTCGAAGGATTCATAAGCCTGTCGGGGCTGGAGAGAAGATCTGCATCTAGATACTATATtttccaatttatcaatgtatTTCTCGGGAGCATAATCACCGGAACTGCTTTCCAACAGCTTAATAATTTTGTCAACCAGTCTGCAAATGA CATACCGAAAACAATCGGGTCATCAATCCCAATGAAAGCAACCTTTTTCATAACATACATTATGGTTGATGGATGGGCTGGAGTAGCTGGGGAAATATTAAGATTGAAGCCTTTGATAATGTATCATTTGAAGAACTTTTTCTTGGTAAAGACGGAAAAGGATAGAGAAGAGGCAATGGATCCCGGAACACTTGGATTCAACACCGGGGAGCCACAGATacaactttatttcttactaGGCCTTGTTTATGCAGTGGTTTCTCCCATCTTACTTCCATTCATAATAGTATTCTTCGGCTTGGCATATGTCGTGTATCGCCATCAG ATTATAAATGTATACAATCAAGAATATGAAAGTGCAGCAGCATTCTGGCCGGATGTGCACGGACGTATAATTGTAGCATTAGTAGTCTCACAACTGTTACTAATGGGATTATTAAGCACAAAGGAGGCAGCTCAGTCGACTCCATTGCTCGTTACACTTCCAATTTTGACAATTTGGTTCCATTTTTTCTGCAAAGGACGTTATGAACCCGCCTTTATTCGATATCCATTACAG GAAGCAATGATGAAAGACACATTGGAACGGGCGAGGGAGCCGAACCTCAACTTGAAAGGGTTCTTGCAGAGTGCATATATTCATCCAGTGTTCAAAGGTGGAGATGATAGTGATGGAGAAGAAGCAGCAGAAGGTGGGGATAATGAGCCAGAGCTGGTCCCGACTAAGCGAAAGGCTACAACACCGGCAACTAGTAAACGTAGTGGTTCGTTTACATCTCTACTGCCTGATGATCAAGAGTATTCTTAA